In Massilia antarctica, the following are encoded in one genomic region:
- a CDS encoding FHA domain-containing protein: protein MNAPYFIETLARNGDVLHRHQVDSLPIRFGRGYDNDFILDDAFAAPRHAVLEAGDDGQPVLRDLGTKNGVVHLGRRTTGLVLTGDTVIRIGHTSLRVRGADFPVGPEMVDRTMHGWEGGIPGLVGLLLIGAFALFTTWLSDTQSFQLIRYLLGLAYGIGAGLVWGGAWAFANRLFGRHARLGRHLFIFGCGLAAILAYKIVSSAAAYAFSLEALTGYSAHVAIAIVAGVIFFHLGTVKPHQTRRFALACLVLALIGSGLTLISNQQRYGRMADELFMSVLMPPSTRVSPDHKVDEFMGDVASMKARLDAERAKKIKGDGGDDD from the coding sequence ATGAACGCGCCCTACTTCATCGAAACCCTGGCGCGCAATGGCGACGTGCTGCACCGGCACCAGGTCGACAGCTTGCCGATCCGCTTCGGGCGCGGCTACGACAACGACTTCATTCTCGACGACGCCTTCGCCGCGCCGCGCCACGCCGTGCTCGAAGCGGGCGACGATGGTCAACCCGTGCTGCGTGACCTCGGCACCAAAAACGGCGTGGTCCACCTGGGCCGGCGCACCACCGGCCTGGTGCTGACCGGCGACACCGTGATCCGCATCGGCCACACCAGCCTGCGCGTGCGCGGGGCCGACTTTCCGGTCGGGCCGGAAATGGTCGACCGCACCATGCACGGCTGGGAAGGCGGCATTCCCGGCCTGGTCGGCCTGCTGCTGATCGGCGCCTTTGCGCTGTTTACCACGTGGCTGAGCGATACCCAGTCGTTCCAACTGATCCGCTACCTGCTCGGCCTGGCCTACGGCATCGGCGCCGGCCTCGTATGGGGCGGCGCGTGGGCCTTCGCCAACCGCCTGTTCGGCCGCCACGCGCGGCTCGGGCGCCATCTATTCATCTTCGGCTGCGGCCTGGCGGCGATCCTGGCCTACAAAATAGTGTCGAGCGCGGCGGCCTACGCATTCTCGCTCGAAGCGCTGACCGGCTACAGTGCGCACGTGGCCATCGCCATCGTGGCCGGCGTGATCTTCTTTCACCTGGGGACGGTCAAACCGCACCAGACCCGCCGCTTCGCCCTGGCCTGCCTGGTGCTGGCCCTGATCGGATCGGGCCTGACCCTGATCAGCAACCAGCAGCGCTACGGACGCATGGCGGACGAACTGTTCATGTCGGTGCTGATGCCGCCATCGACCCGCGTCAGTCCCGACCACAAGGTCGACGAATTCATGGGCGACGTCGCCTCCATGAAGGCCAGGCTCGATGCGGAACGCGCCAAGAAAATCAAGGGCGACGGCGGCGACGACGACTGA
- a CDS encoding YdeI/OmpD-associated family protein, translating into MGETTKTAPAPDDTPRAFASQAAWAQWLAEHHASSRGVWLRHAKKGAPQATVTYQEALEVALCFGWIDGQKRSEDQHHWLQRWTPRAARSIWSRVNRDKALGFIAEGKMQPAGLAEVERAQQDGRWDAAYEPASAAQVPPDLEAAFDAHPGAREFFATLNGQNRYAVLFRIQTAVKPDMRARRIATYAAMLARGETLHPLMARKT; encoded by the coding sequence GTGGGAGAAACGACCAAGACAGCACCGGCGCCGGACGACACCCCGCGCGCATTCGCCTCGCAGGCCGCCTGGGCGCAGTGGCTGGCCGAACACCATGCCAGCTCGCGCGGCGTATGGCTGCGCCACGCGAAAAAGGGCGCGCCGCAAGCGACCGTGACATACCAGGAAGCGCTGGAAGTGGCGTTGTGTTTCGGCTGGATCGACGGCCAGAAACGCAGCGAGGACCAGCACCACTGGCTGCAGCGCTGGACGCCGCGCGCCGCGCGCAGCATCTGGTCGAGGGTGAACCGCGACAAGGCGCTCGGCTTCATCGCCGAGGGCAAGATGCAGCCGGCCGGCCTGGCCGAGGTGGAGCGCGCGCAACAGGATGGGCGCTGGGACGCCGCCTACGAACCGGCCAGCGCGGCGCAGGTACCGCCCGACCTGGAGGCGGCCTTCGATGCCCACCCCGGCGCGCGCGAGTTCTTCGCCACCCTCAATGGGCAGAACCGTTACGCGGTACTGTTTCGCATCCAGACCGCCGTCAAGCCCGACATGCGCGCGCGCCGCATCGCCACCTATGCGGCCATGCTGGCGCGCGGCGAAACCTTGCATCCCTTGATGGCCAGGAAAACCTGA
- a CDS encoding sensor histidine kinase, which produces MRLQRSTIVIGVAWLLFWALMVSVAVEDYLRDGGKAVWQPVLWESSSMVAATGLLALQRRLTRKYDDLLASPWHWFGLQALYLPMYWVAFVPIAFGIRHGVYALAGAHYEHGAWGETFFYESLKLSVFVGLFTVIVFGILSYQELLQAKLRAEKAHALLREAHLQRLRQQMQPHFLFNALNTISSLMHTDVARADATLIQLADVLRATLDVGELQVAPLATELRLVRGYARVMEERYAERVAIAWRIDDDALACPVPVMSIQPLLENIFKHTVEKRRETTHIVVKASRCDGMLVVTLDDDIGTLAPDAPPGVGLSNLRERMAALYGERASLALSALAPGGVRAVMRVPCAS; this is translated from the coding sequence ATGCGACTTCAACGCTCCACCATCGTCATCGGCGTCGCCTGGCTGCTGTTCTGGGCGCTGATGGTATCGGTCGCCGTCGAGGATTACCTGCGCGATGGCGGAAAGGCGGTATGGCAGCCGGTGCTGTGGGAAAGCTCTTCGATGGTGGCCGCAACGGGCCTGCTGGCGCTCCAGCGCCGCCTCACGCGCAAATACGACGATCTGCTGGCGTCACCGTGGCACTGGTTCGGCCTGCAGGCGCTGTACCTGCCGATGTACTGGGTGGCTTTCGTGCCGATCGCGTTCGGTATCCGCCATGGCGTGTACGCGCTGGCCGGGGCGCACTACGAGCACGGAGCCTGGGGCGAGACCTTCTTTTACGAGTCGCTCAAATTGTCGGTGTTCGTCGGCTTGTTCACGGTCATCGTATTCGGCATCCTGTCGTACCAGGAGCTGCTGCAGGCGAAGCTGCGCGCCGAGAAAGCCCACGCCCTGCTGCGCGAGGCCCACCTGCAGCGCCTGCGCCAGCAGATGCAGCCGCATTTCCTGTTCAATGCGCTCAACACCATTTCATCCCTGATGCATACCGACGTGGCGCGCGCCGACGCCACCTTGATCCAGCTGGCTGACGTACTGCGCGCCACGCTCGACGTCGGCGAATTGCAAGTCGCGCCGCTGGCGACCGAACTGCGGCTGGTGCGCGGCTATGCGCGCGTGATGGAGGAACGCTACGCCGAACGCGTAGCCATCGCATGGCGCATCGACGACGATGCGCTGGCCTGCCCCGTGCCGGTGATGAGCATCCAGCCGCTGCTCGAAAATATCTTCAAGCATACCGTGGAGAAGCGCCGCGAGACCACCCATATCGTGGTCAAGGCCAGCCGCTGCGACGGCATGCTGGTGGTGACCCTGGATGACGACATCGGCACCCTGGCGCCCGATGCCCCGCCCGGGGTGGGCTTGTCCAACCTGCGCGAGCGCATGGCGGCCCTGTATGGCGAGCGCGCCAGCCTGGCCCTGTCGGCGCTGGCGCCAGGCGGCGTGCGCGCGGTGATGAGGGTGCCATGCGCATCCTGA
- a CDS encoding LytR/AlgR family response regulator transcription factor, whose translation MRILIVDDERPARDKLRKLLEQEADVKAIAEARDGVDAMQQIAAFAPDALFLDIQMPEVSGLELAASLPAPAPLIVFATAFDEYALKAFDTNAIDYLLKPYDQARLQRALERLRERLLARSAQPLPPFAGEHALRQLLVTERGVTRVIRVDQIGWIETADNYVVLHTAGEQPLMRQTLAGLLDKLGPGFVRCHRRAAVQLAWIARVEALDKGDCELVLRDGARVPCSRQYRAAVIALL comes from the coding sequence ATGCGCATCCTGATCGTCGACGACGAGCGCCCTGCGCGCGACAAGCTGCGCAAGCTGCTGGAACAGGAAGCCGACGTCAAGGCCATCGCCGAAGCGCGTGACGGGGTCGACGCCATGCAGCAGATCGCGGCGTTCGCGCCGGACGCGCTGTTTTTGGATATCCAGATGCCCGAGGTGAGCGGCCTCGAACTGGCCGCCTCCCTGCCCGCGCCGGCGCCGCTGATCGTGTTCGCGACCGCGTTCGACGAATATGCCTTGAAGGCCTTCGACACCAATGCCATCGATTACCTGCTCAAGCCTTACGACCAGGCCCGTCTTCAGCGCGCCTTGGAGCGCCTGCGCGAACGCCTGCTGGCGCGGTCCGCGCAGCCGCTGCCGCCGTTCGCGGGCGAGCATGCGCTGCGCCAGTTGCTGGTGACCGAACGGGGCGTCACGCGCGTGATCCGGGTCGACCAGATCGGGTGGATCGAGACGGCCGATAATTACGTGGTGCTGCACACGGCCGGCGAGCAGCCGCTGATGCGCCAGACCCTGGCCGGCCTGCTCGACAAGCTGGGACCTGGGTTCGTCCGCTGTCACCGGCGCGCGGCCGTGCAGCTGGCGTGGATAGCGCGGGTCGAGGCGCTCGACAAGGGCGACTGCGAACTGGTACTGCGCGACGGCGCGCGCGTGCCGTGCAGCCGCCAGTACCGGGCCGCCGTGATCGCGCTGTTGTAA
- a CDS encoding acyltransferase family protein, whose amino-acid sequence MTTSPTRLWFLDWVRILAFFVLIAYHVGMYYVTWDWHVKSPFASHTIEPLMLLSSPWRLGLLFLVSGVASSLMLARTGAGRFLRQRSARLLLPLIFGMLVIVPPQAYFEVVEKVAYQGGYGNFMQLYLGRYHGFCRGTDCLIMPTWNHLWFVAYLWVYTLMLGALVMALGPRFDLLAARIGALLTGWKIIVLPVAVLAIARMALLSRFPTTHALVDDWFNHATYLFLFLLGAMLARTPQFWPRLEALRWHGLGMAAAGWAALTIYYALPDDLVSAQVQIPLMHAQRIVYCLFAWSAIVAVLGFAHRHLNRDSANRRYLAQAVFPVYIVHQTLIVVMAHAIKPAKLAPPVEGLVLVVLTVCLSFAVADIVRRSRVLGPLFGIHPGTRTSNCAVAGASTQPTPATM is encoded by the coding sequence ATGACTACCTCCCCCACCCGCCTCTGGTTCCTCGACTGGGTCCGCATCCTCGCTTTTTTCGTGCTGATCGCCTACCACGTCGGCATGTATTACGTGACGTGGGACTGGCACGTCAAAAGCCCGTTCGCCAGCCACACCATCGAGCCGCTGATGCTGCTGTCGTCGCCGTGGCGCCTGGGATTGCTGTTCCTGGTATCGGGCGTGGCATCGAGCCTGATGCTAGCCAGGACCGGGGCCGGCCGCTTCCTGCGCCAGCGCAGCGCGCGCCTGCTGCTGCCGCTCATCTTCGGCATGCTGGTGATCGTGCCGCCCCAGGCCTACTTCGAAGTGGTGGAAAAGGTGGCTTACCAGGGCGGCTACGGCAACTTCATGCAGTTGTACCTGGGCCGCTACCACGGCTTTTGCCGCGGCACCGACTGCCTGATCATGCCGACCTGGAACCATCTGTGGTTCGTGGCCTATCTGTGGGTCTACACGCTCATGCTGGGCGCTCTGGTGATGGCGCTCGGCCCGCGTTTCGACCTGCTGGCCGCGAGGATCGGCGCGCTGCTGACCGGATGGAAGATCATCGTACTGCCGGTGGCGGTGTTGGCCATCGCACGCATGGCGCTGCTGTCGCGCTTTCCGACCACGCATGCGCTGGTGGACGACTGGTTCAACCATGCGACGTATCTGTTCCTGTTCCTGCTCGGCGCCATGCTCGCGCGCACACCGCAGTTCTGGCCGCGCCTGGAAGCGCTGCGCTGGCACGGTCTGGGAATGGCGGCAGCCGGCTGGGCCGCGCTGACCATTTATTATGCCCTGCCGGATGACCTGGTCTCGGCCCAGGTGCAGATACCGCTAATGCACGCGCAGCGCATCGTGTATTGCCTGTTTGCGTGGAGCGCCATCGTGGCCGTGCTGGGATTTGCGCATCGCCACCTCAATCGCGACAGCGCCAACCGGCGCTATCTGGCGCAGGCGGTGTTCCCCGTGTATATCGTGCATCAGACCCTGATCGTCGTGATGGCGCATGCGATCAAGCCGGCGAAGCTGGCGCCGCCGGTCGAAGGGCTGGTGCTGGTCGTGCTGACCGTCTGCCTCAGTTTTGCCGTCGCCGACATCGTGCGGCGTTCACGAGTGCTCGGCCCGCTCTTTGGCATCCATCCCGGCACCCGCACCAGCAACTGCGCAGTTGCCGGAGCGAGCACCCAGCCCACCCCGGCAACGATGTGA
- the phaP gene encoding TIGR01841 family phasin (Members of this family are phasins (small proteins associated with inclusions such as PHA granules). Note that several different families of phasins have been named PhaP despite very little sequence similarity to each other.) encodes MFPYSQSVTPAVRSHLDAQVSFLNDMSKSLFNSFQQLCNLNIQLTQTLLEETALSSQQMLTADRQTDVISAAASRAQPATEKLRAYQQHISRVAADAQVELARVTEQHVQETTRTARALADEVARVASEETERSMRNQQESMRKFSDPFTQHAGAWRGNGSTEVRGSTSMQSGQSGNAQGGSAGSSQSDQHASMQGNSTGAPSAGQAGSSTSGKTGSAGASKNT; translated from the coding sequence ATGTTTCCATACTCACAATCCGTGACGCCTGCTGTGCGAAGCCACCTGGACGCACAAGTTTCTTTCCTCAACGATATGTCTAAATCGTTGTTCAATTCGTTCCAGCAACTGTGCAATCTGAACATCCAGCTGACCCAGACCTTGCTGGAAGAGACCGCTCTCAGCAGCCAGCAAATGCTGACGGCCGACCGCCAGACCGATGTGATCAGTGCCGCCGCATCGCGCGCCCAGCCTGCCACCGAAAAGCTGCGTGCCTATCAGCAGCACATTTCGCGCGTGGCAGCCGATGCGCAGGTCGAGCTGGCCCGCGTGACCGAGCAGCACGTGCAGGAAACCACCCGCACCGCGCGCGCCCTGGCTGACGAAGTGGCCCGTGTCGCTTCGGAAGAAACCGAGCGTAGCATGCGTAACCAGCAGGAAAGCATGCGCAAGTTCAGCGATCCGTTCACCCAGCATGCTGGCGCATGGCGTGGCAACGGCAGCACCGAAGTGCGCGGCAGCACCAGCATGCAGAGCGGCCAGAGCGGCAACGCACAGGGCGGTTCGGCTGGCAGCAGCCAAAGCGACCAGCATGCCAGCATGCAGGGCAACAGCACTGGTGCTCCTTCGGCGGGCCAGGCTGGCAGCAGCACCAGCGGCAAGACCGGTAGCGCCGGCGCGAGCAAGAATACCTAA